GACGACGACTGAAGCACAGACAACCACGGTAGCTGCAACAACTGCTGAAGCTGCATCAACGGCCGAAGCTCAGACAACGACCGAAGCTGGAACAAGTGACGAAGCTGCGTCAACGACCGAAGCTGAAACGACTGATGAAGCTGCATCAGCGACCGACGCTGGAACAAGTGACGAAGCTGCTTCAACGACCGACGCTGGAACAACTGACGAAGCTGCATTAACGACCGAAGCTGGAACGGGTGACGAAGCTGCGTCAACGACCGACGCTGGAACAACTGACGAAGCTGCTTCAACGACCGAAGCTGGAACGGGTGACGAGGCTGCGTCAACGACCGAAGCTGGAACAAGTGACGAAGGTGCGTCGACAACCGAAGCTGGAACAAGTGACGAAGCTGGAACAACTGACGAAGCTGCTTCAACGACCGAAGCTGGAACGGGTGACGAAGCTGCTTCAACGACCGAAGCTGGAACAAGTGACGAAGCTGCTTCAACGACCGAAGCTGGAACAAGTGACGAAGGTGCGTCGACAACCGAAGCTGGAACAAGTGACGAAGCTGGAACAACTGACGAAGCTGCTTCAACGACCGAAGCTGGAACGGGTGACGAAGCTGCTTCAACGACCGAAGCTGGAACAAGTGACGAAGCTGCTTCAACGACCGAAGCTGGAACGGGTGACGAAGCTGCATCAACGACCGAAGCTGGAACGAGTGACGAAGCTGCGTCAACGACCGAAGCTGGAACAAGTGACGAAGCTGCGTCAACGACCGAAGCTGGAACAAGTGACGAAGCTGCTTCAACGACCGAAGCTGAAACAAGTGACGAAGCTGCTTCAACGACCGAAGCTGGAACGGGTGACGAAGCTGCTTCAGCGACCGAAGCTGGAACAAGTGACGAAGCTGCTTCAACGACCGAAGCTGGAACGGGTGACGAAGCTGCTTCAACGACCGAAGCTGGAACAAGTGACGAAGCTGCTTCAACGACCGAAGCTGGAACAAGTGACGAAGCTGCTTCAACGACCGAAGCTGGAACGGGTGACGAAGCTGCGTCAACGACCGAAGCTGGAACGGGTGACGAAGCTGCTTTAACGACCGAAGCTGGAACAAGTGACGAAGCTGCTTCAACGACCGAAGCTGGAACAAGTGACGAAGCTGCTTCAACGACCGAAGCTGGAACGGGTGACGAAGCTGCATCAACGACCGAAGCTGGAACGAGTGACGAAGCTGCGTCAACGACCGAAGCTGGAACGGGTGACGAAGCTGCTTCAACGACCGAAGCTGGAACAAGTGACGAAGCTGCTTCAACGACCGAAGCAGGAACAGGTGACGAAGCTGCGTCAACGACCGAAGCTGGAACAAGTGACGAAGCTGCATCAACGACCGAAGCTGGAACGAGTGACGAAGCTGCGTCAACGACCGAAGCTGGAACGAGTGACGAAGGTGCGTCGACAACCGAAGCTGGAACAAGTGACGAAGCTGGAACAACTGACGAAGCTGCTTCAACGACCGAAGCTGGAACGAGTGACGAAGGTGCGTCGACAACCGAAGCTGGAACAAGTGACGAAGCTGGAACAACTGACGAAGCTGCTTCAACGACCGAAGCTGGAACGGGTGACGAAGCTGCGTCAACGACCGAAGCTGGAACAAGTGACGAAAGTGCGTCGACAACTGAAGCTGGAACAAGTGACGAAGCTGGAACAACTGACGAAGCTGCTTCAACGACCGAAGCTGGAACAAGTGACGAAGCTGGAACAACTGACGAAGCTGCTTCAACGACCGAAGCTGGAACGAGTGACGAAGGTGCGTCGACAACCGAAGCTGGAACAAGTGACGAAGCTGGAACAACTGACGAAGCTGCTTCAACGACCGAAGCTGGAACGGGTGACGAAGCTGCGTCAACGACCGAAGCTGGAACAAGTGACGAAAGTGCGTCGACAACTGAAGCTGGAACAAGTGACGAAGCTGGAACAACTGACGAAGCTGCTTCAACGACCGAAGCTGGAACAAGTGACGAAGCTGGAACAACTGACGAAGCTGCATCAACGACCGAAGCTGGAACGGGTGACGAAGCTGCTTCAACGACCGAAGCTGGAACGGGTGACGAAGCTGCTTCAACGACCGAAGCTGGAACAAGTGACGAAGCTGCTTCAACGACCGAAGCTGGAACAAGTGACGAAGCTGCTTCAACGACCGAAGCTGGAACAAGTGACGAAGATGCTTCAACGACCGAAGCTGGAACAGGTGACGAAGCTGCGTCAACGACCGAAGCTGGAACAAGTGACGAAGCTGCATCAACGACCGAAGCTGGAACAAGTGACGAAGCTGGAACAACTGACGAAGCTGCATCAACGACCGAAGCTGGAACGGGTGACGAAGTCGCATCAACAACCGAAGCTGGAACAAGTGACGAAGCTGCTTCAACGACCGAAGCTGGAACAAGTGACGAAGCTGCTTCAACGACCGAAGCTGGAACGGGTGACGAAGCTGCGTCAACGACCGAAGCTGGAACAAGTGACGAAGCTGGAACAATTGACGAAGCTGGAACAACTGACGAAGCTGCGTCAACGACCGAAGCTGGAACAAGTGACGAAGCTGCGTCAACGACCGAAGCTGGAACAAGTGACGAAGCTGCGTCAACGACCGAAGCTGGAACAAGTGACGAAGCTGGAACAACTGACGAAGCTGCGTCAACGACCGAAGCTGGAACAAGTGACGAAGCTGGAACAACTGACGAAGCTGGAACAACTGACGAAGCTGCGTCAACGACCGAAGCTGGAACAAGTGACGAAGCTGCTTCAACGACCGGAGCTGGAACAACTGATGTAGCTGCGTCAACAACCGAAGATCAGACAACAACCGAAGCTCAGACAACCACCGAAGCTGCAACAACCACAGCACAGACAACGACTGAAGTTCAAACAACAACCGAAGCTCAGACAACTACTTCTGCTCGTAAGTGGACGAAATCAAATTCATCTGACAAAGGAAATCATCATAAACATATCGCTATCGCCAAAAGTGACAATAATTGATCTAATTGACATTACGTTATATTCCAAATCGACTTACTTGATCAAATGCTTTTACTGAACAATGTTTCCGTTATTGAGAACGGATTTTCCAACAGctgattattatattttacacacaTTTCAGCTACCACAACGGAAACTCCTACCACAGTCGTCACTACTCTTTCTGATGGTAAGTGTAATTCGTATACTCTAGACACCGTTGATAATAAAACGTATTTGTAATGCTCCTATCACCATATGAGATCAATATTTCTACATTGTCACTATAGTATGCACTTATCGGCTAATCTTGTAAGGAAGAGTTCTGTCCTAATTACTGCGAATGTTCTCATATTTTAGAATCTTCCGACACGTCGTCCTCCTATGATTCCGGTTGGTCGCTATGGGATGCTGTTGTATCAAGTGGTGAGTAGATGGCAATAATACTCATTACACTATTGTTCCGATATCGAAACGTACATCTGAATTCGAAATTGAATGTGGACGCATACCAAGACAAATTCATTTGCTACAttatatcgaatttttaactttaatgaaatttgtcaTCAATTTATAATACTGCTCATTGATGTTGATGATTCGTCGAAAATTCATGCCCTGCCTTTATACAAATCTTTATGTTTCAGTCAAGACCGCTGCATCGgcaactaaaaatacgttattCGGGTGGTTATAAGTTTGGATCTTCAAGTGTGACTTACACATTTTTTAGCCATAAATTGTAATATCTATTTGTAATAAGACACTGTTTTATTTGTCTGGATTGACAGAGGATTGTACATGCCACGTCGGATTCAAACTTATGTAGTGCAGTCaaagaacttttcaacctAACACATGAGATCAAAATTCTGTCAAGTTGGTAATATACAAAATCATGTAGGACGAAACAAAcacgaaaagaaaatgttttcGTACGTTAGACGATGAATCTGGGTAATATGTCAGAGTTATTGAGACATTTTATTCTCATTGAAGGAGACTCTGTACTACTTTGCAATTATTTCAGCATCAGatgtaattttgataaaacgaTACATATAATTTTTAGAGAAATATGTATGGTTTGATTCATTACGCATGTAAGGACGACAAAATTTGCGTGAATTACAGCAATACTTTAGATGCGTTCATGTAGTTCAGGTTTAATAAACTTGTGtcgtttgtgaaaaataagGAATTCCAAATACCCATTGGTACTAGCTGGGTAATAATCTTTGCCAAATCGAAAGTTGTTTCAAAAGCATTTTGTCACAATGTGCAGAAATTTAAAAGCAAGTGCTGTTCATTCCCTGACCGCTGACGTTGAACGACCTTGGGGCAAGTGGGCAACGTTTATGATGAAAGACGATTAGTAGTGATTGATGCTAATCGAGGGCCGCCAAACACAATACACCTGCAATCTATTACTACTTTTCTGTTCATAGATTCTCTTTGAACTAACTACGAGGAAATATGCCTAAACAGAATTTCCGTTTCTTCTTCACGTTCACCAGAATGATGAATGATCGTATGACGTTCGACGAACGAGTAGTTACCGCGAAACCAATTCTGACATCTCCATATTCAATTCATGTGTACGTTTGTCCACTCCAAATAACATAAATACCTAAGCATCGTGCCAAATGACATTTCTCTATTATTTTCCGTTTACATCTGTTTATATAAATAGTACGCTTTTGTGCTCCAGTCCTCTGACTCAACGAGTGCGAAGAGTGAGTAGACATTCTGTTGAGTACCGTAGGTAGATGCGAACGATGTATGTGTGATGTGCTGAAGTCGGCTACACTACTGTGTATTTACTTCTGAGACAAATCTACGACTGAGCGTccgtgtgaaaaattcaagagtCATTTGATCAGGAGTTGAAAGTACCTATATTAGATACACCCTTGTGAAGCTTTCGGACAAAGTAATATCAAAGTGACTTGTTTCTCAAGCTCGTGACGTCAGTTTCGGAAACTCGATCGAGTCTCCTTCACTTTTAAAAACTCGGACTGTCCTCCTGGTTTCTGAAGGTGCCAGTTGACGCGCAAACTCGGGAATGCCGCGCAAACTCTAGAAACAGGGGTTGCCCGCAACGCTGATGCGTTAGGGGAAGTGGGACAGTCGTTTGCCGTACCTCGATCCCTGAACCTGCGTGCCGGCCTCGTTGTCCTCGCGATTTCCACCGAAGAGGAATTTCCTTAAAGTAAGAAGTTATTGAATGTCAGTGGAGGACAAAGAGTCCGAGACATAATACTGGTTTGGTAAAACGAGGCCTGGTGAAATGAAGTGACGGTGAAAGTTCGCCGTGTTCAAACGATCGAATCATTTTCTTTCCCTGAGGTCTGCATGGTCTATTTTCGAGTCCGCAGTTAAAACCTTTTCAAAGtgattttcgtttcttttacaGCTTTTCATTTACCCGGCATCGATTGTGGTTTGTGCTTTGAGTGGATCGAGTGTAAAAGCCCTGGGATTAGTTCGCAAAGTATCGTACGGATTGAACAAGTCTCGTTCAATACTCTTAAGGTTACTTCTACCcgtgttttaaaaattatcgcgACTGTATTTAACTACACAATTCTCCATTTCTCGATTAATCGTTCGATATAAAATGCTTTGTCGCACTTCTCAGTAATAGTCGTCGTTTGATTATCGGTTCATACAAGAATTACTCAAATCCTCCCGTTACGTTTGAGGTCCGATTAAAGCTCTCTGACTTCCTCTCGGTCCAGTTCGCGGTTACCGAGGACTGCGAATCAATCAGTGGGTGATTGATGAGAAGCCTGCAGTGTCACGTGAATTCTCTGTCATCGGATCGTGTGTCCAATCAGGACGAGTCTCTTCTGCAATTCCTACTCGCTGggtgaaatttaatttgcaATACTGATCTTTTGATGGCAGGCGGTGATGCGGAAGGATTTTAAACCTGAAAAAATCCACGCGGATGATAAACCACGGTGCTTTGATAgtcgataagaaaaaaaagaaaattaaaatttagagTATATTAGAAATATCAACTACCATGTATTACCAACTATAATGTTTCTCTGAAGACAAGAGCACTGAATAACAAACTTTAGCCTGagatttacaatatttatgtaaCATCATCGGGAGCAGCTGACACGTTTGAAACGAGAATTATTAACGTGGAGAAATGACACCTGAACTaaaagtgaaaagttgaaattgagtaataattttttgtgaaacgtacGTCGCGGACGCCGAGGGAACTCGTGCTATTCGCGAAGATGGATCACTGGCAAATGTTCGCTTTCTTTTTCGTCGGAAGTTTTTTTAAAGGTGAGTTTTATACCTTTCTAATCGTTACACTCCGCCCCCCTTAGTGCCGAAATATAACCATGAGGCGTGCTTTACTCGTGATGCGTAATGATTATCCTTTTATACGATATAAAACTGCACGTTCATTTCTCAAACTGAATTACAAATGAGTGAGAGCGAAAATTCTACTAGGAGAAGCAGCGCTTAGTCTATTCTAAAAACCCACTTCGTTTGATTGTTCGGGACGTTTAAAGGGTGAGCTGTGGCGTATCGGCAGGCGGAATGTTCCCATTCTCGCATGTTGTCTAGTAACCATCGTCGGTTATATTTCTCCACCCTATCGCTCTTTTTCATTGGTCAGTAAATTCGAAATCACCTTATTAACCGCGACGCCTTTGGCTGGTTTGCATAAAGGTACGTGGGGCTTTTACAGCGCGATAATAACGGTTGTTCGAGAGATTATTATCTGCGGTTGAGTACCGGATTTGATTTACCAACGAGCTTATAAAACCCCTATTTATTTGCACTCGGGTCGAGTCGTTCGCCCCGCGTCACGTCACGTCACGATGCTTTGCCCAACGCACCCACACGCGAACACCTTATCGCCTTAAAAATTTGGCGGGGTTCAAAACTGGGGGCGAAATATGCATAGGAAGGAAACGGCCCTTTCGATATATCATTTCTTATTGGCTGACATAATGGCGACGTATTGCCTGCGAGATATATTACCAACCGAACGAGACAAGATCGATCCTCCCACCCCCAAAACTATCCCCAGTTGCCTGCCACGcgcacacaaacacacactcacacacacgAATCCGTCACAGGGAGACCCGTACCTTTCGCTCCCTCCCACGGGATCctgcaatttttcatacaaattcaCGTGCCGATCGATAAATGTCCCGGTGACACGTGTTTCATGCTTCGAGCCTGGATTCGCAGCTTGCAAAGCACTCGCACATAAATCGCGAGTTCCTTTGTAATTTGTTGTTGTTCGTTTTCTGATAACAtgttgttcttgttttttccattttttaatcaaaatatgTACGAGGGAAACCTGAAAAGGTTTGCAGAAATACAGTTTCCGATCGGACTTCTTCCCGTCTGACCTTTACCGTTGATCACTACTCGAAACCCTCAGATGACACTCGGCGTGGGTCGATTTCAGTTTGACTGAATGGGTGGTGAATACGTGGATGAATGGAAAAATAGAAGGGATATATTATCAGTTTTTCGAAAACACAAAACTCTGTTTAATTGGATTTCAAGATTTAGAATATGTCAAAGTAAATGAAAGCGAAGGTGTAAAATCACCATAATGCATGAAAACATAAGGAGTCGATTATATATACTTGACTTTCTTACATGTTAACAATCTGCAAAATACATTTCagcgattttttaaaattcgatattCTGACTCTTATGCAACCAAATCCTTTTCCATTTTTACCTCAACGCGTTACTTCAAATACTTTGGACGAGTGGTCAATTTTTACCATAATCTCGATGCTTTCAgcataaatgaaaataaggtaaatcatttcaatcagcattcaaaaacaaattccTTTTACGTATATTATTGCGAAAACCAGATCGCCTGAGTAAAAAAAGTTAactttatattaatattgttagaaaaatagTGAATCGAACGTATAAgtatgataaaattgatgaaaaagaaaaaaaagcgggggaagtaaaaaataaatttcttcaaaagaaaactttttcttctgTTCTGTCCACAAGCATATACCTACGGTGTGTAATCAATTGACTCTACCTCGCAAATAATAATCGTTGATTTCCGTGTAAGTATTCAAGTAAaaacacgaatgaaaaaagttgtaaaatttctcgTACCGTGATTCAAAGAGGAAGAAAAGGCCCTCTCAAAAGTTTACAAGAGGCTTCTCGTGCCGGTGCTTTTTCCCATCCCTTGTTCTCCGTTTCCCGGTGTTAAAGTTATGCAGCTCGTGGCGAAGGGCAGATTGCTAGAGTAGGAAGCCGAGGACGAACGGAGTGTGACGGGAAGGATTGAATGTATTTTCATGGTTAAAGTTGGCAGCAGTTATCGGCACCCTTAAAGTGGTTAAAGTGGTTGAAGTAGTCCCCCGCGATTCGCGCGAGGAGCCCGCGTAGAAGTCGCGTTACATGAAGTAGGAAATCCCCGACTCGGTCCATAAAGATTGTCTCTTAAACTTCTCCTCCACCACCGGAAGTTATATCTGCCGAACAAGATGTTCCTCGGGGAATTCCGACCGGCGAGGGTCTCTATTCGTATATGAAAACCGCCCCCGCGGCTCCGATCAGGCCccgcaataaaatatacattcCCTTAAGTTAACCGCCGCCGGCATGAAATAGGTTtataaaagacaaaaaaaaaatataaataaataaagaaaaaaaaccttccAGCGGAGTTACGATCGGCCACGTGTCACCCCTTTAACCCGGTTCCCAAATCCCACGTTCCAAATATCCATTCAATAAAAACCCACCGGCAAATAATATTCCCGATCGTAATGCCGCCGGGACACAGATTGTTcttgttctgttttttttttttcccccctatCTCGTTTTGCTTGTTTCCGCAATTTTTTCGGACCCTGCTTCGTTATactcgaaataataaaacagaTCAACATATTTAACCAAAACGTTTTCGATCCTGCTACGTCTAAAGTAAAGTCAAACGTCAAGCTGTATTCTTTTACTTctttaagaaaaatgtttgaaatactTTGCCAACTTTGACTACGTGATGAAACATCGGTTATGCGTAAGTGTAAGAGGTTTAAATTCGAAGGTATCGACTAtagacaaaaataaattgttgaaaagtAAATTCTGGTATCCATTACCGTTCATTCTTCGGATTGTACGAAATTCTAGATTCATTCTGGAATGGCGAATCTCGCCGGGAACCGTAACGACAAGTCCGATGCTCATATATACCTAGACTATATCGATCAAACTCTCCCGAGTCGATGGAAGATAACGGCTAATTGCAGACTGGTAGGTGGAGTAATAAAGAGAACGAGAGCTGAAACTGCGGGGCCGTTAAAGATTGAAGAAATGATTGAAGGGGCGATAGAGTCTCGGAATAAGGTTTATTGGGCAATTAGACTTCTCGGGGTGGTAACAAAAACCCCATAAATCAGGATCGATGTTATTAGGCACCTGCCGCTACTCAGCGCCTCGATGTTTTGCGCGCTCACCTGATACCTATGCATAGCGAATGGCGCGCGTTGTGTAGTAGAAACTAATAAACGTGACATAGAAGTAATTGGATACAGTTCAATTTGAATACCCAGCGGCGCAATAAAGGGCTGCGAATCGAGCGAACAGCCGCGTATATTCTCACTTCCAGGGTGAATGTGCGAATCGTGAGACCCGTTGGTGAATACGAAAATAGTAGAATCATCAATTACCGTGGGGCTTGCGTAATTCACACCTTTAGGGGACAATGCGTGTTATTAGGAAAATTGCGTGTAACCTGTTGTAGATTTTTATGCTCCTAGCTTGTTCCGAGGCGTCGATAAACTTCGAGATTTTCACCGGCCGTTGCGCTTATGGGGGATTTTCAAGGCGAAAACTCATTTTCACCGTCGATTCGAGCTCGGAAAATCAGAGTCTTAAACGTACCAAATAAACAGCAGCTGCTATAAAGTAAAAAGTTGGCGAAATTTCTCGATGACAGATGCGCTTCAAAATTCAATCTAACTTGTATTTTCCCCCTTTCGCTTTGTCTTCACTCTTGACAAACGATCGATGGATACCCACTTCGTCTCTGAGTTCCATGTATTTTGAAACCTTCGGTTTCCTTTATTGAACTCTTCAAGCTACTGAATTTTAATGGCCTTAAGTTTGACTGTCGAACATTGAAAGACAGTTTATATTCTCGGAATGCATTAAACATGCAGCCTGGGAAGAAGGAAGAGTGTATGAAAAACGATAAGATCACGGATTCGAAGAGTGATATGGAAGTTTATTGAGTTGAATTTTATCGAAAGAACCAGCTTCTCTTTCAGGTCAAAATAAATCAGAAACGACAAGTGCTGCTGAATAAATCTAAGTGTTTCAGCTCAAGTAATCCGGTTTTTCAACTTCTTTGtaacattattttcttcttcaatgcTTCTTCGGAATATCTTTCGACACTTTCAGACTGTATAAGCTTAATGCGTCGTTGAATTCGTTACAAAGCACCCTAGAAAGATTCTTCGGCTTATTTCAGGGTTAGGAAAGTAACCTAAGGAATTTGAATGATGTACTGACTGATAATTAACGTCGGTTAGAATCCCCGTTTCGGACACGACGAGGGGATGAGGAATGTGGCGGAGTTGATGAGCCGGTTAAATTTGTCAAAAGGGATTGAAGCACGCGTGACATAACGAGCAAAGCTTAAAAGTCGATCATCTGACGTTGCCGAGTTTCGAGCTAATTCTAGTTCAGGAATACGCGTTTATATACACgagtagaaattttcataagGCTCAGGAGAAACCATGATCAGGCTTACCTTACCATCTGATCATGGTGTGTCCAGAAATGTAATgtttactgagaaaaatttcatttgttataataactagaaaaattgagtgaaactggtatcgttaaaaaaactgttcgaacaTTGTtggtattacgaaaaacgaggtaccTACGCGTAAACATACGCGTCGTATGAAACAATCGTTCGATTGTATTATGGATTCAGGATT
This region of Neodiprion virginianus isolate iyNeoVirg1 chromosome 7, iyNeoVirg1.1, whole genome shotgun sequence genomic DNA includes:
- the LOC124308791 gene encoding uncharacterized transmembrane protein DDB_G0289901-like isoform X27; protein product: MKKSFCSILAVLVLFQLCGGIHTRVISDIPSPDNNEGSGFGGDGIEEIQNGFDSINSGPEIVPIEVNGGDQQYLEGLPPAPIQGNMGGIQEFNNGFDLMNFEPENVPIDVNGGDQQYSEGLPPASFQENMGDIPEFNNGFDSMNFEPENVPIDVNGGDQQYSEGLPPASFQENMGDIPEFNNGFDSMNFEPENVPIDVNGGDQQYFEGLPPAPFQGNIDYIVSQGDNENGQAAFRIQGEDADAGIPVGNDEQPIDNDANVDVQDDSPVIGFVGQNTIFDEQAPLNNAGFSDNMGDGSGEQASATNAGSGSQFGDNSGEQAPANNAGSGSQSGDNSGEQALANNAGSGSQSGDNSGEQASANNAGSGSQSGSSSGEQASSDNADSGSQFGEASVEWRINSTAAINEAATNTDVATTTEAQTTTVAATTAEAASTAEAQTTTEAGTSDEAASTTEAETTDEAASATDAGTSDEAASTTDAGTTDEAALTTEAGTGDEAASTTDAGTTDEAASTTEAGTGDEAASTTEAGTSDEAASTTEAGTSDEGASTTEAGTSDEAGTTDEAASTTEAGTGDEAASTTEAGTSDETGTTDEAASTTEAGTSDEAGTTDEAASTTEAGTSDEGASTTEAGTSDEAGTTDEAASTTEAGTGDEAASTTEAGTSDETGTSDEAASTTEAGTSDEAASTTEAGTGDEAASTTEAGTTDEAASTTEAGTSDEAASTTEAGTSDEAASTTEAGTSDEAGTTDEAASTTEAGTSDEAGTTDEAGTTDEAASTTEAGTSDEAASTTGAGTTDVAASTTEDQTTTEAQTTTEAATTTAQTTTEVQTTTEAQTTTSAPTTTETPTTVVTTLSDESSDTSSSYDSGWSLWDAVVSSVKTAASATKNTLFGWL
- the LOC124308791 gene encoding clumping factor A-like isoform X30, which encodes MKKSFCSILAVLVLFQLCGGIHTRVISDIPSPDNNEGSGFGGDGIEEIQNGFDSINSGPEIVPIEVNGGDQQYLEGLPPAPIQGNMGGIQEFNNGFDLMNFEPENVPIDVNGGDQQYSEGLPPASFQENMGDIPEFNNGFDSMNFEPENVPIDVNGGDQQYSEGLPPASFQENMGDIPEFNNGFDSMNFEPENVPIDVNGGDQQYFEGLPPAPFQGNIDYIVSQGDNENGQAAFRIQGEDADAGIPVGNDEQPIDNDANVDVQDDSPVIGFVGQNTIFDEQAPLNNAGFSDNMGDGSGEQASATNAGSGSQFGDNSGEQAPANNAGSGSQSGDNSGEQALANNAGSGSQSGDNSGEQASANNAGSGSQSGSSSGEQASSDNADSGSQFGEASVEWRINSTAAINEAATNTDVATTTEAQTTTVAATTAEAASTAEAQTTTEAGTSDEAASTTEAETTDEAASATDAGTSDEAASTTDAGTTDEAALTTEAGTGDEAASTTDAGTTDEAASTTEAGTGDEAASTTEAGTSDEAASTTEAGTSDEAGTTDEAASTTEAGTSDEGASTTEAGTSDEAGTTDEAASTTEAGTGDEAASTTEAGTSDETGTSDEAASTTEAGTSDEAASTTEAGTGDEAASTTEAGTTDEAASTTEAGTSDEAASTTEAGTSDEAASTTEAGTSDEAGTTDEAASTTEAGTSDEAGTTDEAGTTDEAASTTEAGTSDEAASTTGAGTTDVAASTTEDQTTTEAQTTTEAATTTAQTTTEVQTTTEAQTTTSAPTTTETPTTVVTTLSDESSDTSSSYDSGWSLWDAVVSSVKTAASATKNTLFGWL
- the LOC124308791 gene encoding endochitinase A-like isoform X25, which encodes MKKSFCSILAVLVLFQLCGGIHTRVISDIPSPDNNEGSGFGGDGIEEIQNGFDSINSGPEIVPIEVNGGDQQYLEGLPPAPIQGNMGGIQEFNNGFDLMNFEPENVPIDVNGGDQQYFEGLPPAPFQGNIDYIVSQGDNENGQAAFRIQGEDADAGIPVGNDEQPIDNDANVDVQDDSPVIGFVGQNTIFDEQAPLNNAGFSDNMGDGSGEQASATNAGSGSQFGDNSGEQAPANNAGSGSQSGDNSGEQALANNAGSGSQSGDNSGEQASANNAGSGSQSGSSSGEQASSDNADSGSQFGEASVEWRINSTAAINEAATNTDVATTTEAQTTTVAATTAEAASTAEAQTTTEAGTSDEAASTTEAETTDEAASATDAGTSDEAASTTDAGTTDEAALTTEAGTGDEAASTTDAGTTDEAASTTEAGTGDEAASTTEAGTSDEGASTTEAGTSDEAGTTDEAASTTEAGTGDEAASTTEAGTSDEAASTTEAGTSDEGASTTEAGTSDEAASTTEAGTSDEAASTTEAGTSDEAASTTEAGTSDEGASTTEAGTSDEAGTTDEAASTTEAGTSDEGASTTEAGTSDEAGTTDEAASTTEAGTGDEAASTTEAGTSDETGTTDEAASTTEAGTSDEAGTTDEAASTTEAGTSDEGASTTEAGTSDEAGTTDEAASTTEAGTGDEAASTTEAGTSDETGTSDEAASTTEAGTSDEAASTTEAGTGDEAASTTEAGTTDEAASTTEAGTSDEAASTTEAGTSDEAASTTEAGTSDEAGTTDEAASTTEAGTSDEAGTTDEAGTTDEAASTTEAGTSDEAASTTGAGTTDVAASTTEDQTTTEAQTTTEAATTTAQTTTEVQTTTEAQTTTSAPTTTETPTTVVTTLSDESSDTSSSYDSGWSLWDAVVSSVKTAASATKNTLFGWL
- the LOC124308791 gene encoding uncharacterized transmembrane protein DDB_G0289901-like isoform X8 gives rise to the protein MKKSFCSILAVLVLFQLCGGIHTRVISDIPSPDNNEGSGFGGDGIEEIQNGFDSINSGPEIVPIEVNGGDQQYLEGLPPAPIQGNMGGIQEFNNGFDLMNFEPENVPIDVNGGDQQYSEGLPPASFQENMGDIPEFNNGFDSMNFEPENVPIDVNGGDQQYSEGLPPASFQENMGDIPEFNNGFDSMNFEPENVPIDVNGGDQQYFEGLPPAPFQGNIDYIVSQGDNENGQAAFRIQGEDADAGIPVGNDEQPIDNDANVDVQDDSPVIGFVGQNTIFDEQAPLNNAGFSDNMGDGSGEQASATNAGSGSQFGDNSGEQAPANNAGSGSQSGDNSGEQALANNAGSGSQSGDNSGEQASANNAGSGSQSGSSSGEQASSDNADSGSQFGEASVEWRINSTAAINEAATNTDVATTTEAQTTTVAATTAEAASTAEAQTTTEAGTSDEAASTTEAETTDEAASATDAGTSDEAASTTDAGTTDEAALTTEAGTGDEAASTTDAGTTDEAASTTEAGTGDEAASTTEAGTSDEGASTTEAGTSDEAGTTDEAASTTEAGTGDEAASTTEAGTSDEAASTTEAGTSDEGASTTEAGTSDEAASTTEAGTSDEAASTTEAGTSDEAASTTEAGTSDEGASTTEAGTSDEAGTTDEAASTTEAGTSDEGASTTEAGTSDEAGTTDEAASTTEAGTGDEAASTTEAGTSDETGTTDEAASTTEAGTSDEAGTTDEAASTTEAGTSDEAASTTEAGTGDEAASTTEAGTSDETGTSDEAASTTEAGTSDEAASTTEAGTGDEAASTTEAGTTDEAASTTEAGTSDEAASTTEAGTSDEAASTTEAGTSDEAGTTDEAASTTEAGTSDEAGTTDEAGTTDEAASTTEAGTSDEAASTTGAGTTDVAASTTEDQTTTEAQTTTEAATTTAQTTTEVQTTTEAQTTTSAPTTTETPTTVVTTLSDESSDTSSSYDSGWSLWDAVVSSVKTAASATKNTLFGWL